The Kwoniella dejecticola CBS 10117 chromosome 6, complete sequence sequence GAGGGGATCGTATATTGCCCTGCCCTTGCCTTTGGCCTAAGTCGACAATTTATTAGCTTATGAAGCTTTAATACTCATTGAAGCCGCAGAGAAAACAAACGGGACACACCTTCTGACGCTCTTCACGCCTCAGAGCCttttcttgagcttcttcgtcctcttctacctcttcgTCTGTGTCCGCAAACTCGTCCAGGAAGACATCCCTTACGTCCTCTGTTGCGTTAATAAAAGGATGGTAAGCTACACGACTCGAAGCATAATTACATACAAGCACTCACGGGGCGCAGCAaactcttcatcatcttcgacctctttgAATAgctcgtcgtcgtcttcttgatgaGCCTTCTCAAGCAGCTCTCGCATACTACACAGGCCGACCAGAATAAGCGGGAAATCACGTTTGTAGAAAGATGCTCATTTAGTACTCACCGGTTCCCCGCCGTACTACGCTTCGCTCGACCGGTGGTGACTGTCTCATGGTCGGTCATCTTGGCTGTTTCAGCCCCGAGCGGGCTTCCTAATGATGTTATTTCTGAATAGTTAGTCCAAATATCTATCAGTCTCTAGAAAAGCAATAACAAATCGTCATGTTCGTCCTTCGCGTCTGAATCAAACGGAAACTCCCACTCGGGCACCACGTGTTTTTGACTGTAAGCCACGTGCTTGACCCCTTTGAAATGactcgatgatcttcttctcccaacTTTTCGAGATTTCCATGGCAGAAATCGCAATTATCCAATAAAAGCCAAAATCATAGCCAGAATCAACACCGTCATCCAAGAGTCGACCTCCTTGTTGAGTGACCAAGCATCATCACAATGTCCACACCGCCCTTCTTGCCCCTGATAGATCCATCCGGATCGACactcctcccttctctcgcCCTCCTCGGCCCCGTTCTTATCCCTTCCACCCTCGTCCAAGCCGTGCTACCGACTTTGCCGTCTCAAGCAAGCTACTATGTCCACGCTGAAGACTCCAACGAAGATCTGATCTCATACTTGGACAACGGAGCTCAGAAGATCGTCATTTCCCTTTCGCAACTTCAGGAATTAGATGGTCAAGTACCCAAAGAACGCCTGATTCTCAGAATCGCCGAAGAAAACCTGTCCTCCGTTAAAGAATACGACGGAGAAATCAGCGGTATCTACCTAACCTCTTCCGCAATTCACACACCCAAATCTATCGGCTTACCCAACCTCGACATATTCATTCAACACCCTTCACCGAATCCCACCGAACTCTtacaatccatcaaatcctCCCGACCCTCGTCATACGTCATTCCTACAGAGTACCTCGCCGCATCCGCCAAGACCACTTCAACCCACCTTTCCATCGCCGAAGCTTTCCTCGCGCCCATCATCTCCGATCGACCGGACGGCCTCTTCCCCACCATCGTCTCGTCCTCGAACCACTCTATCAAACCTTTGGGTCTAGTTTATTCCTCAGTCGAATCGGTGACAGAGGCAATCTTGACCCAGAAAGGCGTCTACCAATCTCGTAAACACGGATTGTGGAGGAAAGGCGAAACGTCCGGAGCCGTACAGGAGCTTGTCGGCGTCAAGGCGGATTGCGATAGTGATGCCTTAGTCTTTGAGGTTGTCCAGCACGGATCAGGATTCTGCCATCTCCCACAATCGACATGTTTCGGCAATTTCAGCGGACTCGCCAAACTCGAAGATACGTTGAAATCGAGATTAGAATCCGCACCTGAAGGCTCATATACCAAGCGGATCTTCACAGATGACAAATTGCTGAGAAGCAAGATTATGGAAGAGGCTGAGGAGCTTTGCGACGCTCAAGATAAAGACCACATAGCCTTCGAAGCGGCCGATTTGCTATATTTCGCATTGGCCAGGTGCATATCGAAAGGAGTGAGCTTGAAGGATGTGGAGAAAGCCCTGGACAAGAAGTCGCTGAAAATCACCAGGAGAAAAGGGGATGCTAAACCCAAGTGGGAGAACAAAATTAATGGCACCGGCGGTGAAGCTAGAGAGAACCAAGCGGTCAAAGTGGAGTCAAAGCCGACTGAACCTATACCGAAGACGTTCCCCGAAGTAGACGAGTCCCGCATCAAGATGCGAAATGTGACCCTttcaaagctgaacaaggaggaacagaagaAATTGCTCTTACGACCCGTGTTGAACTCTTTAGCAATGATAGATAAAGTCAAACCTATAGTGGAGCGGGTCCGAAAAGAAGGTGATGCTGGATTGAAAGCTATGACCAAGCAATTCGATAAAGCCGACCTCTCCTCGAACGTTTTGTTACCGCCGTTCCAGACCCCCTCAGCTGAACAGCTCCCTGAAGACGTCAGGAAAGCCATCGATGTAGCCTACGAGAACGTCAAGACCTTCCACCAGGCTCAAGCAGAGACTAAACCGCTCATAGTGGAGACCATGCCCGGAGTACAATGTTCGCGATTCGTTAGGCCAATAGCGAGAGTCGGAGTGTATGTACCTGGAGGCACGGCGATCCTGCCTTCAACAGCTATCATGTTGGGTGTACCCGCTCAAGTCGCTGGGTGCAAGACCATCGTACTGGCTACGCCTCCTCGACCAGACGGCTCCATCTCGCCTGAAGTACTTTACGTGGCTAAATTAGTAGGAGTGACCTGTATACTCAAGGCTGGAGGCGCTCAAGCCGTCGGAGCTATGGCGTACGGTACGGAAGAAGTTCCCAAGGTAGACAAGATTTTCGGACCGGGTAATCAATGGGTCACAGCTGCTAAGATGTTGGTGCAAAATGACACGGATGCTTTGGTGGCTATCGACATGCCAGCTGGTCCTTCTGAAGTCTTAGTGAGTCTACCTGTCCCACTTTCTAACgatcatctcatcattcacctATGAGTGTGAGGTTGAGGGACTATGCTGAACAGTGCGAAATTCATAGGTAATTGCGGACCACACAGCCAACCCTATATTCGTCGCTTCCGACCTTCTCTCCCAGGCAGAACACGGCACAGACTCCCAAGTGGTCTTGGTCGGTATAAACCTTACTGCGAAATTActggaagagatcgaagatcaAATTGATATCCAAGCGAAAGCTTTGCCCAGAGTCGCTATCGCTCGAGAAGCCATCAAGAAATCGGTCATTGTCCTTGTCGAAAGCCAAAAAGAAGCGATCGACTTCTCGAATGAATACGCTCCAGAACACTTGATCTTGCACTTGGAGGAAGCTGAAAAAGCTGTGGAGGGGATCGAAAATGCGGGATCGGTCTTCGTCGGTGCTTTCTCACCTGaatcgtgagtcgagtcacCTGTTCCTCCtgagatcagatcaaatcaaatagcgtgttcagcttgagcttggttGAATCTCGGTGGACTGGTGCTGATTGTTTGAGAATGGTTATAGGTGCGGTGATTATGCCTCAGGAACGAATCATACCCTCCCTACGAACGGTTTCGCCCGACAGTTCTCGGGAGTGAATACCCTGTCTTTCCAGAAACACATTACTTCTCAACTTGTCTCTGGAGATGGATTGAGAGTACTTGGACCTAGTGTGGTCAGATTGGCGGAGAGAGAAGGCTTAGAAGCTCATGCCAATGCAGTCAGAGTCAGATTGGCTGAGCTAAGTAAATAGACTGTCTTGATACATAGCGTTTTCGCTGTATGTTCTGAATCTGAGGAGCCGAGTGGATAGAAGATATAATATGCATACCATTCCATAGGTACATCATGTCTGTGCCATCAGCGGTACAGCCGTCCTAAGAGGCAAAATAACAAGCAGGCTAATGGACTCGGCGTGTCAACCACTGTTCTCATCTGACGTCAACCCATCAGACCGTCCAGTTCACCCCGAGCAGAAGCAATGTCca is a genomic window containing:
- a CDS encoding histidinol dehydrogenase, which codes for MSTPPFLPLIDPSGSTLLPSLALLGPVLIPSTLVQAVLPTLPSQASYYVHAEDSNEDLISYLDNGAQKIVISLSQLQELDGQVPKERLILRIAEENLSSVKEYDGEISGIYLTSSAIHTPKSIGLPNLDIFIQHPSPNPTELLQSIKSSRPSSYVIPTEYLAASAKTTSTHLSIAEAFLAPIISDRPDGLFPTIVSSSNHSIKPLGLVYSSVESVTEAILTQKGVYQSRKHGLWRKGETSGAVQELVGVKADCDSDALVFEVVQHGSGFCHLPQSTCFGNFSGLAKLEDTLKSRLESAPEGSYTKRIFTDDKLLRSKIMEEAEELCDAQDKDHIAFEAADLLYFALARCISKGVSLKDVEKALDKKSLKITRRKGDAKPKWENKINGTGGEARENQAVKVESKPTEPIPKTFPEVDESRIKMRNVTLSKLNKEEQKKLLLRPVLNSLAMIDKVKPIVERVRKEGDAGLKAMTKQFDKADLSSNVLLPPFQTPSAEQLPEDVRKAIDVAYENVKTFHQAQAETKPLIVETMPGVQCSRFVRPIARVGVYVPGGTAILPSTAIMLGVPAQVAGCKTIVLATPPRPDGSISPEVLYVAKLVGVTCILKAGGAQAVGAMAYGTEEVPKVDKIFGPGNQWVTAAKMLVQNDTDALVAIDMPAGPSEVLVIADHTANPIFVASDLLSQAEHGTDSQVVLVGINLTAKLLEEIEDQIDIQAKALPRVAIAREAIKKSVIVLVESQKEAIDFSNEYAPEHLILHLEEAEKAVEGIENAGSVFVGAFSPESCGDYASGTNHTLPTNGFARQFSGVNTLSFQKHITSQLVSGDGLRVLGPSVVRLAEREGLEAHANAVRVRLAELSK